Proteins encoded within one genomic window of Bacteroides sedimenti:
- a CDS encoding glycoside hydrolase family 10 protein gives MKYKYLFLLLFSFFQLKSEAQPKNEIRATWLTTIYGLDWPTVKATSPANINKQKAELCNILDNLKAANFNTILLQTRLRGDVIYPSSIETFNETMTGKSGSSPGYDPLAFAIEECHKRGMECHAWMVSIPLGKESHVKELGKNSVIRKHPQICKRYQGEWFLDPGNPATKEYLFSVIKEVVTRYDVDGINLDYIRYPDQPKNFPDKETYNKYGKGEKLDNWRRENITSIVRYLYDGVKQLKPWVKMSSSPIGKYKDTSRYPSGGWNAYHTVYQDAQEWLREGIQDILFPMMYFNGNNFYPFALDWQEKSSGRYIVPGLGIYFLDPVEKNWPLSEIERQIFFTRSHGLMGQAYYRTSYILNNTKHLYSELSGYHYACPALQPDMKWMDNTPPSSPDKITCNHVGSTTLLSWQPAVDNDPVNKPTYIVYASNHYPVDTSNPKNLLAQGIRETHYTVEGKPGKIRNQYFAVTATDRFGNESLAVQLDAPKETFQISEDSTLLILPHSEDLTEITITDLTGRCVLHSEYKEQVAIGNMQSGVYKVIFTDFTGKTHFSTTMLAR, from the coding sequence ATGAAATATAAATATCTGTTTCTGTTGTTGTTCTCGTTCTTTCAGTTAAAATCGGAGGCGCAACCCAAGAATGAAATACGTGCCACATGGCTAACTACTATCTATGGGCTTGACTGGCCCACAGTCAAGGCTACTTCACCTGCCAACATAAATAAACAGAAAGCAGAGTTATGTAACATTCTGGACAACCTGAAAGCAGCCAATTTCAACACTATACTTTTGCAAACCCGTTTACGAGGAGATGTGATTTACCCCTCTTCCATAGAAACTTTTAATGAAACTATGACTGGCAAAAGCGGTTCTTCGCCCGGCTATGACCCACTGGCATTTGCTATTGAAGAGTGTCATAAACGAGGTATGGAATGTCATGCTTGGATGGTAAGCATTCCGCTTGGGAAAGAGAGCCATGTAAAAGAACTTGGCAAAAATTCTGTTATCAGGAAACATCCCCAGATTTGCAAACGATACCAGGGTGAATGGTTTTTGGATCCGGGAAACCCAGCCACTAAGGAATACCTATTTTCGGTCATAAAAGAAGTAGTTACCAGATATGACGTGGATGGCATAAACCTAGATTACATTCGTTATCCAGATCAACCTAAAAATTTTCCTGACAAGGAAACGTACAATAAATATGGCAAGGGCGAAAAACTTGACAACTGGAGACGTGAGAACATCACTTCTATTGTGAGGTACCTATACGATGGAGTAAAACAATTAAAACCATGGGTAAAGATGAGCAGCTCTCCTATCGGAAAATACAAAGATACATCTCGATACCCATCTGGAGGATGGAATGCATACCACACCGTTTATCAAGACGCTCAAGAATGGCTGCGGGAAGGTATTCAGGACATTCTTTTTCCAATGATGTATTTCAACGGAAACAACTTCTATCCGTTCGCTCTTGATTGGCAAGAAAAAAGCAGCGGTCGTTATATAGTTCCGGGACTGGGGATTTATTTTCTGGACCCTGTTGAAAAGAACTGGCCGTTAAGTGAAATTGAGCGACAGATATTCTTCACCCGCAGTCATGGTCTCATGGGACAAGCCTATTATCGTACCAGCTATATACTTAACAATACCAAACATCTCTACAGTGAACTAAGCGGATATCATTACGCCTGTCCGGCTCTTCAACCAGACATGAAATGGATGGACAATACTCCCCCATCATCTCCAGATAAAATAACCTGCAATCATGTAGGTTCGACGACGTTGTTAAGTTGGCAGCCAGCAGTGGACAACGATCCTGTTAATAAACCCACTTATATAGTGTATGCCTCCAACCATTATCCAGTAGATACATCTAACCCAAAAAATCTTCTGGCGCAAGGAATCAGAGAGACTCATTATACAGTAGAAGGAAAACCCGGAAAAATCAGAAACCAATACTTTGCCGTCACAGCCACCGACCGCTTCGGCAACGAGAGTCTGGCTGTCCAGCTTGATGCTCCAAAGGAGACATTTCAAATATCCGAAGACAGTACATTACTAATTTTACCACACTCAGAAGACTTGACAGAAATCACAATTACAGATCTTACAGGAAGATGTGTATTACATTCAGAATACAAGGAACAGGTAGCTATAGGTAATATGCAGTCAGGAGTTTATAAGGTTATTTTCACAGACTTTACAGGAAAGACTCACTTCTCAACAACAATGCTGGCTCGATAG